A single window of Acidimicrobiales bacterium DNA harbors:
- a CDS encoding N-acetyl-gamma-glutamyl-phosphate reductase, whose amino-acid sequence MYRLDPVRVGLVGASGFVGGELLRLLAHHPHLHVETVAGAGSASRSVAELHPWLAADYPSLTISPVDPEKLTGLDVVFCATPHGDAAELVASLVGRVGLIVDCSADFRLPDPEQYRRWYGTEHPHPELLSSARYGLVELSRDALKGAKLVAVPGCYPTAAGLVLAPLIEAGLCEPDAIVDAASGVSGAGRKPSEGLSFWAVDEDFRAYGLLDHRHTPEMEMVTGARILFTPHLAPMTRGILVTCYAKAARRMRREEPYEVLAERYRGEPFVLVTGERLPSTKATRGSNSVHMTAFADERTGTVVALAALDNLVKGAAGQAIQCANVALGIEETAGLVAGGLGP is encoded by the coding sequence ATGTATAGACTCGACCCCGTGCGAGTCGGCCTCGTTGGTGCCTCCGGCTTCGTCGGCGGCGAGCTCTTGCGCCTGCTGGCCCATCACCCACACCTGCACGTCGAGACGGTCGCCGGGGCGGGCTCCGCGAGCAGGAGCGTCGCGGAGCTCCATCCGTGGCTCGCGGCAGACTATCCGAGCCTCACGATCTCACCCGTGGACCCGGAGAAGCTGACGGGTCTCGACGTGGTCTTCTGCGCGACCCCGCACGGGGATGCTGCCGAGCTCGTCGCGTCGTTGGTGGGACGGGTGGGTCTCATAGTCGACTGCTCGGCCGACTTCCGTCTTCCGGACCCCGAGCAGTACAGGCGGTGGTACGGGACTGAGCATCCCCATCCGGAACTGCTCTCATCCGCGCGGTACGGATTGGTCGAGTTGTCAAGAGACGCCCTGAAGGGTGCGAAGCTGGTAGCGGTACCAGGCTGCTACCCGACTGCGGCCGGCCTGGTACTCGCTCCTCTCATCGAGGCGGGACTGTGCGAGCCCGACGCGATCGTCGACGCGGCGAGCGGCGTGTCGGGGGCGGGACGCAAGCCTTCGGAGGGTCTCTCGTTCTGGGCGGTGGACGAAGACTTCCGGGCATACGGCTTGTTGGACCACAGGCACACTCCCGAGATGGAGATGGTCACCGGCGCGCGGATCCTCTTCACGCCGCACCTCGCTCCTATGACACGCGGAATCCTCGTGACCTGCTACGCGAAAGCGGCTCGCCGTATGCGAAGGGAGGAGCCGTACGAGGTCCTCGCCGAGAGGTATCGGGGAGAGCCGTTCGTTCTCGTCACCGGAGAGCGTCTTCCTTCCACGAAGGCGACTCGCGGGTCCAACTCGGTTCACATGACCGCCTTCGCCGACGAGCGAACCGGGACGGTGGTGGCACTCGCCGCGTTGGACAATCTCGTCAAAGGCGCTGCAGGCCAGGCGATCCAATGTGCAAACGTCGCGCTGGGGATCGAAGAGACCGCGGGTCTCGTCGCCGGGGGCCTCGGACCATGA
- the argJ gene encoding arginine biosynthesis bifunctional protein ArgJ encodes MSVTEVDRIVAAGLHCGIKPSGAPDLAIVAVTGDRPAIAAGVFTTNRFAAAPVLVSRDHLLRSEGRGRAVLINSGNANAGTGEQGVRDARRTCEAVADALGCDPVEVLVCSTGIIGRPLEVDRIVAAVPELVRRADSQGAEAAARAIMTTDTKPKTSTRRSGGTTVAGIAKGAAMLSPSMATMLAVITTDAAVDAQTLTAELHRAVEQSFHRITVDGCRSTNDTVLVLATGDRGCAVDDLRHALCSVCSDLAEQMVRDAEGATKFVTVAVHGAASDAEALTAARRIAESLLVKCSLYGEDPYWGRVASEVGAAGVAMNPDTLRISYGGTVVADGGISVPHDAEAVARHMAGREVELVVDLGLGDGSATVLTSDLTHGYVDENKGTS; translated from the coding sequence ATGAGCGTCACGGAGGTGGACCGGATAGTCGCGGCCGGGCTCCACTGTGGTATCAAGCCCTCCGGCGCACCCGATCTCGCGATCGTCGCCGTCACCGGTGACAGGCCGGCAATTGCCGCCGGGGTGTTCACGACCAACCGCTTCGCCGCCGCTCCGGTGCTGGTGAGTCGCGACCACCTGCTGCGGAGTGAAGGCCGCGGCCGAGCGGTCTTGATCAACAGCGGGAACGCGAACGCCGGGACCGGAGAGCAGGGTGTGCGAGACGCGCGACGGACCTGTGAGGCGGTGGCCGATGCGCTCGGGTGCGACCCGGTCGAGGTGCTCGTCTGTTCGACAGGGATAATCGGCAGGCCTCTCGAAGTGGACAGGATCGTCGCGGCCGTTCCGGAACTGGTTCGGCGGGCCGACTCGCAGGGAGCCGAGGCGGCTGCCCGGGCGATCATGACGACGGACACCAAGCCCAAGACGTCGACTCGTCGTTCGGGCGGGACCACCGTCGCCGGCATCGCCAAAGGTGCGGCGATGCTCTCACCGTCCATGGCCACGATGCTGGCGGTGATCACGACGGACGCCGCGGTCGACGCCCAGACGCTCACGGCGGAGCTCCACAGGGCGGTAGAGCAGAGCTTCCACCGCATAACCGTCGACGGCTGCCGCTCGACCAACGACACGGTGTTGGTCCTCGCGACCGGGGACCGTGGCTGTGCGGTGGACGATCTGCGACACGCCCTGTGCAGCGTGTGCTCGGACCTCGCCGAGCAGATGGTCCGCGACGCGGAGGGCGCGACCAAGTTCGTCACGGTCGCCGTGCACGGTGCCGCGAGCGACGCCGAGGCCCTCACCGCGGCGAGGAGGATCGCAGAGAGCCTTCTCGTCAAGTGCTCCCTGTACGGCGAGGACCCTTATTGGGGAAGGGTCGCGTCGGAAGTCGGCGCGGCCGGGGTCGCGATGAACCCCGACACTCTGCGGATCTCGTACGGAGGGACCGTCGTGGCCGACGGCGGGATTTCTGTCCCCCACGACGCCGAGGCCGTGGCCCGTCACATGGCAGGCCGGGAGGTGGAACTGGTGGTGGACCTCGGGTTGGGAGACGGATCCGCCACGGTGCTCACGTCGGATTTGACCCACGGTTACGTGGACGAGAACAAGGGGACGTCATGA
- the argH gene encoding argininosuccinate lyase, giving the protein MGTLWQGRFRSEPAPEMMALSRSVHFDTRLWREDIEGSRAHVEGLERAGVISATERDALLGALDVVAAELADGTFELRDSDEDVHTAVERRVTELVGDVGRKLHTGRSRNDQVATDVRLFCRSGLASTAEELARLVEALLRRVEHVGDAVMPGYTHLKRAQVVPVGHHLLAHVWALLRDLDRMVAALDRNDVCPLGAGALAGSSLPLDPGFVAERLGFGRPFENSIDAVSDRDHVAETLFVVALCGIHLSRLAEELVLWCSDEFGFVELDDSYATGSSMLPHKKNPDVAELTRAKSGRLVGHLVALLVALKGLPLAYDRDLQEDKEPLIDAFDQMRVVLPALRGLVASMRFDLARMREAAGDDTLAAVDLAELLVSKGVPFRTAHSRVASLVRDAREKGTSLREAVGSDEQWASHADEALEVIEQVLAGRRRRSAGGADMESVRGQLERARERLAESRRRLEAYQT; this is encoded by the coding sequence ATGGGAACCCTCTGGCAGGGGCGCTTCCGAAGCGAGCCCGCACCCGAGATGATGGCGCTGTCCCGGAGTGTGCACTTCGACACGCGGCTGTGGCGCGAGGACATCGAAGGGTCGCGCGCCCACGTCGAGGGTCTCGAGCGAGCCGGGGTCATCTCCGCCACCGAGCGGGATGCACTGCTGGGCGCACTCGACGTGGTGGCGGCCGAGCTGGCCGATGGGACCTTCGAGCTCCGGGACTCGGACGAAGACGTCCACACCGCCGTCGAGCGAAGGGTCACAGAACTGGTGGGCGACGTCGGCAGGAAGCTTCACACGGGTAGGAGTCGGAACGACCAGGTCGCCACGGACGTACGGCTCTTCTGTCGCAGCGGCCTGGCGTCCACCGCCGAGGAGTTGGCTCGGTTGGTCGAAGCGCTCCTTCGTCGTGTCGAACACGTGGGGGACGCCGTGATGCCGGGCTACACGCACCTGAAGCGCGCCCAGGTGGTGCCGGTGGGACATCATCTCCTCGCCCATGTCTGGGCATTGCTGAGGGATCTCGATCGGATGGTCGCGGCGCTGGACCGTAACGACGTGTGCCCCTTGGGGGCGGGCGCTCTGGCAGGGTCGTCGCTGCCCCTCGATCCGGGCTTCGTCGCCGAGCGGCTCGGCTTCGGGCGGCCGTTCGAGAATTCGATCGACGCCGTGTCCGACCGGGACCACGTCGCCGAGACCCTTTTCGTGGTGGCGTTGTGCGGCATCCATCTCAGTCGGTTGGCCGAGGAGCTCGTTCTCTGGTGCAGCGACGAGTTCGGCTTCGTGGAGTTGGACGATTCCTACGCGACGGGAAGCTCGATGCTCCCACACAAAAAGAACCCGGACGTCGCCGAGTTGACGAGAGCCAAGAGTGGCCGCCTGGTCGGTCATCTCGTGGCGCTGCTGGTCGCGCTGAAGGGACTTCCGCTGGCCTACGACCGTGACCTACAGGAAGACAAGGAACCTCTGATCGACGCGTTCGACCAGATGAGGGTAGTGCTCCCCGCTCTGAGAGGGTTGGTCGCCTCGATGCGCTTCGACCTCGCCCGCATGCGGGAGGCGGCAGGAGACGACACCCTTGCGGCCGTGGACCTGGCGGAACTGCTCGTGTCGAAGGGGGTGCCCTTCAGGACCGCTCATTCGCGGGTGGCGTCGCTGGTGAGGGACGCTCGGGAGAAGGGGACGTCGCTGAGAGAGGCGGTCGGCTCGGACGAACAGTGGGCGAGCCACGCCGACGAGGCCCTAGAGGTCATAGAGCAGGTTCTGGCGGGCAGGCGTCGCCGCAGCGCGGGTGGTGCTGACATGGAGAGCGTGCGCGGGCAACTCGAGCGGGCTCGCGAACGTCTTGCCGAGTCGAGGCGGCGGCTGGAGGCCTACCAGACGTGA
- the argF gene encoding ornithine carbamoyltransferase: MRHLLDLSAAGSPVLQELLDLARRRDLPRVLEGRGVALLFEKPSARTRHATEMAVVQLGGHPVSVRGEEVGLDSRETAEDLVRTLAQYHAVVGARVGDHELLERMAGEDVVPVLNLLSDRSHPCQALADLLTLRDEFGRVDGLEIAFVGDAANNVARSLAEGCVLSGAHIRLCGPEGHVPDREEVDRIALLGPGSVEVVGELGEAVDGVHAVYTDVWVSMGQERERESRAAAMQPYRVDESLMGRARPDAIFLHCLPAHRGEEVTAGVIDGPRSRVWQQARNRLDAARAVLAWLAAPGASDA, translated from the coding sequence ATGAGGCATCTCCTGGATTTGTCGGCCGCCGGGTCGCCCGTCCTGCAAGAGCTGCTCGACTTGGCAAGGCGCCGTGATCTTCCGCGGGTGCTCGAAGGGCGCGGCGTGGCCCTCTTGTTCGAGAAACCCTCTGCCCGGACACGCCACGCCACGGAGATGGCAGTCGTCCAGCTCGGGGGCCATCCGGTGAGCGTGCGCGGGGAAGAGGTGGGCTTGGACAGTCGCGAGACCGCAGAGGATCTCGTGAGGACGCTAGCCCAGTATCACGCCGTGGTGGGTGCCCGGGTCGGCGATCACGAGCTGTTGGAACGAATGGCGGGGGAAGACGTCGTGCCTGTGCTGAACCTCCTCTCGGATCGCTCACACCCCTGCCAGGCCCTGGCCGATCTACTCACCCTCAGAGACGAGTTCGGGCGTGTCGACGGACTCGAAATAGCTTTCGTCGGAGACGCGGCGAACAACGTGGCGCGCTCGTTGGCCGAGGGTTGCGTCCTGTCGGGCGCACACATCCGCCTCTGCGGGCCGGAGGGTCACGTGCCCGACCGTGAGGAGGTCGATCGGATCGCGCTCCTCGGTCCCGGCTCGGTGGAAGTCGTCGGGGAACTCGGAGAGGCGGTAGACGGCGTCCATGCCGTCTACACGGACGTGTGGGTGTCGATGGGACAGGAGAGGGAGAGAGAGAGTCGCGCGGCGGCCATGCAGCCGTACCGAGTGGACGAATCGCTGATGGGAAGAGCACGGCCCGACGCGATATTCCTCCACTGTCTTCCCGCGCACCGAGGTGAGGAGGTGACGGCCGGCGTGATCGACGGGCCGCGATCGCGGGTGTGGCAGCAGGCCAGGAACCGGCTCGACGCGGCTCGGGCGGTGCTGGCCTGGCTGGCGGCACCCGGGGCGTCCGACGCCTGA
- the tyrS2 gene encoding tyrosine--tRNA ligase 2, with translation MDESAVMDGSAQAREGSHAAVEPRREPSGSLVGEPLCDDLLARGLVHDVTDVRALADRLRQGRVVLYCGFDPTAPSLHLGHLVPLLVLRRFARHGHGVLVVAGGATGMIGDPSGRSSERRLLSEEELERNLAAVERQLARLVGESAEVLDNRTWLAGMGVLEFLREVGKHVTVNVMLAKESVRARVAGSEGISYTEFSYMLLQAYDFLWLYRHRGCELQIGGSDQWGNITLGLDLIRRCEGAVAHGLTVPLVTRSDGQKFGKSEGENIWLDPALTSPYRLWQYFVNTDDRDVARFLMQLTLLEVDEVRAVVAEHSEAPERRRAQRLLANEVTTLVHGRDAAERAEKASEILFGSGAVLTPDVLEMLADEIPTTRVAPDRLPVGLVTLLAETDLAKSKSDARRALEEGSLWLNGRRLSVEDEAKQITPSDLVGGRFALARRGRRRWALVDFSR, from the coding sequence ATGGACGAGTCCGCTGTGATGGACGGGTCCGCACAGGCGAGGGAGGGATCCCACGCGGCCGTCGAGCCTCGGCGTGAGCCCTCGGGATCTCTAGTGGGCGAGCCCCTTTGCGACGATCTCTTGGCCCGCGGGCTGGTCCACGACGTCACCGACGTGCGTGCCCTGGCGGATCGCCTCCGGCAAGGGAGGGTCGTGCTGTACTGCGGTTTCGACCCGACCGCTCCGAGCCTGCATCTCGGGCACCTGGTACCGCTCCTCGTGCTTCGGAGGTTCGCTCGGCACGGACACGGCGTGTTGGTCGTGGCCGGCGGAGCCACCGGAATGATCGGAGATCCGAGCGGGCGATCGAGCGAGCGCCGGCTGCTGTCGGAGGAAGAGTTGGAAAGGAATCTCGCAGCGGTCGAGCGTCAACTCGCGCGGCTGGTCGGTGAGTCTGCGGAGGTCTTGGACAACCGAACCTGGCTGGCGGGGATGGGAGTGCTCGAGTTCCTCCGCGAGGTGGGCAAGCACGTGACCGTCAACGTGATGCTCGCCAAGGAGTCCGTCAGGGCCCGGGTGGCGGGGTCTGAAGGGATCTCGTACACCGAGTTCTCTTACATGTTGCTGCAGGCCTACGACTTCTTGTGGCTCTATCGTCACCGAGGTTGCGAACTGCAGATCGGCGGGTCGGACCAGTGGGGGAACATCACCCTCGGCCTGGACTTGATCCGACGCTGTGAGGGGGCTGTTGCGCACGGACTGACGGTCCCACTCGTGACCCGATCGGACGGTCAGAAGTTCGGCAAGAGCGAAGGCGAGAACATTTGGCTCGACCCGGCACTCACCTCCCCATATCGACTCTGGCAGTACTTCGTGAACACCGATGACCGTGACGTAGCGCGCTTCCTCATGCAGCTGACGCTCCTCGAGGTGGACGAGGTGCGGGCGGTGGTGGCAGAGCATTCTGAGGCGCCCGAGCGCCGCCGCGCACAACGGCTGTTGGCCAACGAGGTGACCACACTGGTGCACGGGCGTGATGCGGCAGAGCGCGCTGAGAAGGCGTCGGAGATCCTGTTCGGCTCCGGAGCCGTCCTCACTCCAGACGTGTTGGAGATGTTGGCGGACGAGATACCGACCACCCGTGTCGCTCCCGATCGACTGCCGGTCGGTCTGGTCACACTCCTCGCCGAGACCGATCTGGCAAAGTCCAAGTCGGACGCGCGCAGGGCCCTCGAGGAGGGTTCTCTCTGGCTGAACGGTCGGAGGCTGTCGGTGGAGGACGAGGCGAAGCAGATAACGCCTTCGGATCTCGTCGGGGGACGGTTCGCTCTCGCCAGACGAGGTCGACGGAGGTGGGCGCTCGTCGACTTCTCTCGGTAG
- the argG gene encoding argininosuccinate synthase, giving the protein MARRVVLAYSGGLDTSVAVRWMIENWGVEVVTLSVDVGQQAEWDALERRALAAGAVEARVVDAKREFAEEFAGRALKANALYEGRYPLVSSLSRPCIARHLVRVAREVGADAVAHGCTGKGNDQVRFEVSIGALAPDLEVLAPVREWGMTREDAVRYARHHSIPVDATPEKLYSIDDNLWGRAIECGVMEDPWQRPPGDVWSLTIERAAEPRELVIGFEAGVPVSLDGEASSLDELVTQLNGIVGAYGWGRIDMVENRRVGIKSRETYEAPGALALIAAHRDLEGITLERDLLHEKIRIEHRWAELVYDGMWFSPLREALDAFIDASQRHVTGEVRLRLEPGRCEVNGRRSPVGLYSYELATYDAADAFEHRHAEGFVRLWGLSLRTWGARQGAAGAEGT; this is encoded by the coding sequence ATGGCGAGGAGGGTGGTCCTGGCGTACAGCGGTGGTCTGGACACGTCGGTGGCCGTGAGGTGGATGATCGAGAACTGGGGCGTGGAGGTCGTCACCCTTTCGGTCGACGTCGGTCAGCAGGCGGAGTGGGACGCGCTCGAGCGACGCGCCTTGGCAGCCGGAGCCGTGGAGGCTCGAGTGGTCGACGCCAAGAGGGAGTTCGCGGAGGAGTTCGCGGGTCGGGCCCTGAAGGCGAACGCTCTCTATGAGGGCCGGTACCCTCTGGTCTCGTCCCTGTCGAGGCCGTGCATAGCACGTCACCTCGTGAGGGTCGCTCGTGAGGTGGGTGCCGACGCCGTTGCGCACGGCTGCACCGGAAAGGGGAACGACCAGGTTCGTTTCGAAGTCTCGATCGGCGCGCTCGCACCCGATCTGGAGGTCTTGGCACCCGTCCGAGAATGGGGCATGACCCGAGAGGATGCGGTGCGTTACGCCCGGCATCACTCCATACCGGTGGACGCGACGCCGGAGAAGCTCTACTCCATAGACGACAACCTCTGGGGCCGGGCGATCGAATGCGGGGTCATGGAAGATCCCTGGCAGCGCCCTCCCGGAGACGTGTGGTCGCTCACCATCGAGCGTGCCGCCGAGCCCCGCGAGTTGGTGATCGGGTTCGAGGCAGGGGTACCGGTGTCGCTGGACGGCGAGGCGTCGTCCCTGGACGAACTGGTCACACAGCTGAACGGGATCGTCGGCGCGTACGGCTGGGGAAGGATCGACATGGTCGAGAACCGAAGGGTGGGGATCAAGAGTCGTGAGACGTACGAGGCACCGGGGGCACTGGCACTCATCGCGGCACACAGGGACCTCGAGGGGATCACGTTGGAGCGCGACCTCTTGCACGAGAAGATCCGCATCGAACACCGCTGGGCCGAGTTGGTGTACGACGGCATGTGGTTCTCGCCGTTACGGGAAGCACTCGACGCCTTCATAGACGCCTCGCAGCGGCATGTCACGGGCGAGGTTCGACTGCGTCTCGAGCCGGGACGATGCGAGGTGAACGGCAGGCGTTCGCCCGTCGGCCTCTACTCCTACGAGCTGGCGACGTACGACGCGGCTGACGCGTTCGAACACCGACACGCCGAGGGATTCGTGAGGTTGTGGGGCCTGTCCCTGCGCACTTGGGGAGCCCGTCAAGGGGCGGCCGGGGCGGAGGGCACCTGA
- the argR gene encoding arginine repressor codes for MGSSTNTSKRRRQRRIAMILRSRPVRSQAELMQILEREGFRAAQATISRDLEELGVVKVRDKDGVTLYRLGDEGGTPSTAEGHLERVMGEWVQEIESSLNLVVVKTPPGCAHVVASAIDRAGLDGVAGTVAGDDTVLVVARESVEGKVLATRLREIAGL; via the coding sequence ATGGGGAGCTCGACGAATACCTCGAAGCGTCGGCGTCAGCGGCGAATCGCCATGATCCTGAGGAGCCGCCCCGTGCGTTCTCAAGCGGAACTCATGCAGATCCTCGAGCGGGAGGGCTTCCGGGCGGCGCAGGCGACGATCTCACGGGATCTGGAGGAGCTGGGCGTCGTCAAGGTGCGAGACAAGGACGGCGTGACCTTGTACAGGCTCGGGGACGAAGGCGGCACACCTTCCACGGCGGAGGGTCACCTCGAACGGGTGATGGGTGAATGGGTACAAGAGATCGAGTCGTCACTAAATCTCGTCGTGGTGAAGACGCCTCCAGGGTGCGCACACGTCGTCGCTTCGGCGATCGACAGAGCCGGGCTCGACGGTGTCGCCGGTACGGTGGCCGGCGACGACACGGTGCTAGTCGTCGCCCGCGAGAGCGTCGAAGGAAAGGTACTGGCGACTCGGCTGCGCGAGATCGCCGGTCTGTGA
- the argB gene encoding acetylglutamate kinase, with amino-acid sequence MSSRASGRRRLDPAERAAVLVEALPYIRRFQGVRLVVKIGGSVMDDERRLTTFADDVVLLRSVGMLPVIVHGGGPQIGDLMERLGKRPTFKDGLRVTDSETLDIARMVLVGKINRDIVGAINRHGPLAVGLSGEDAGLITAEAADAALGFVGEVEAVNPSILERLLAESLIPVVSSIGRDRDGQPYNINADTAAAALAAAIGAERIVYLSDVPGLLADPEDASSLVELIDARAARRTLSDGNVGGGMAPKLRSCLLALERGVRSAHLLDGRVPHVLLLELFTDEGAGTMVVHEDAGDGEEDICR; translated from the coding sequence ATGAGCTCACGCGCGTCGGGGAGGCGAAGGCTCGATCCCGCCGAGCGCGCAGCAGTGCTGGTCGAGGCGCTCCCGTACATAAGGCGGTTCCAAGGTGTGCGACTGGTCGTCAAGATCGGCGGGAGCGTGATGGACGACGAAAGGCGGCTCACGACGTTCGCCGACGACGTCGTACTCCTCAGGTCTGTCGGCATGCTTCCGGTGATCGTCCACGGAGGTGGGCCCCAGATCGGAGACCTGATGGAACGGCTGGGGAAGCGCCCCACCTTCAAGGACGGGCTGAGGGTGACGGACTCGGAGACCCTAGACATCGCGAGGATGGTCCTCGTCGGGAAGATCAACCGAGACATCGTCGGTGCGATAAACCGCCACGGTCCGCTGGCCGTCGGACTGTCGGGGGAGGACGCGGGTCTCATCACGGCGGAGGCCGCCGACGCGGCTCTGGGCTTCGTTGGCGAGGTGGAGGCGGTGAACCCGTCGATCCTCGAACGCCTCCTCGCCGAGTCGTTGATCCCCGTCGTCTCGTCGATCGGACGTGACCGCGACGGACAGCCCTACAACATAAACGCGGACACGGCCGCCGCGGCGCTGGCCGCAGCGATCGGCGCGGAACGCATCGTCTACCTGAGCGACGTACCGGGCCTCTTGGCCGATCCCGAAGACGCCTCGAGTCTCGTCGAGCTCATCGACGCGCGCGCCGCGCGGCGCACGTTGTCCGACGGGAATGTCGGAGGGGGAATGGCCCCGAAGCTACGGTCGTGCCTTCTCGCTCTCGAGCGCGGCGTGAGGTCGGCTCACCTGCTCGACGGGCGGGTGCCGCACGTGCTCCTGTTGGAGCTCTTCACCGACGAAGGGGCGGGGACGATGGTGGTGCACGAGGACGCGGGTGATGGTGAGGAGGACATCTGCCGGTGA
- the argD gene encoding acetylornithine aminotransferase yields MSGGSHLLGCYPASRVTFVKGRGCELWDSEGRRYIDFLAGLAVVSLGHANPEIAEAMAEQALRLVHVSNLFRNEPAEAVAAELDDLLGGGGRVFFCNSGAEAVEAAVKFARRWGGGRRTIVAAEGSFHGRTLGALAATGQPSKREAFEPVAGGFRHVPFGDAVALEEALDDDVVAVLLEPILGEGGVVVPPAGYLRRVRELCDSKGVLLAVDEIQTGLGRTGTWFAHQHEGIRPDLVCIAKALGNGFPVGACWVTTRVADAIRVGDHGSTFGGQPLAMAVARAVLRELKRVDAPARAQSSGARLAEMVSKIPQVEQVRGRGLLLAAEFGRPIASDVAERAIENGVVVNAVTESAIRLAPPLVITDEEITEGTERLAAAIEEVCG; encoded by the coding sequence GTGAGCGGCGGTTCACACTTGCTCGGTTGCTATCCGGCCTCTCGCGTCACGTTCGTGAAGGGGCGGGGTTGCGAGCTGTGGGATTCCGAGGGTAGGCGCTACATCGACTTCCTAGCGGGTCTGGCCGTCGTCTCCCTCGGTCATGCGAACCCCGAGATCGCAGAGGCGATGGCGGAGCAGGCGCTGCGGCTCGTCCACGTGTCGAACCTCTTCCGAAACGAGCCCGCAGAGGCGGTCGCGGCCGAACTCGACGACCTCCTGGGCGGAGGCGGTCGAGTCTTCTTCTGCAACTCGGGAGCCGAGGCAGTGGAGGCGGCGGTGAAGTTCGCGCGGCGGTGGGGTGGTGGACGCAGGACGATCGTCGCAGCCGAGGGTTCATTCCACGGTCGTACCCTGGGCGCTCTCGCCGCGACCGGTCAGCCATCGAAGAGGGAGGCCTTCGAACCCGTCGCGGGAGGATTCAGGCATGTCCCCTTCGGCGACGCCGTAGCGCTGGAGGAAGCGTTGGACGACGACGTAGTCGCCGTCCTGCTGGAGCCGATCCTGGGTGAGGGCGGAGTCGTAGTGCCGCCAGCGGGGTACCTGCGGCGGGTACGAGAGCTATGCGATTCGAAGGGAGTGTTGTTGGCCGTCGACGAGATCCAGACGGGTCTGGGCAGGACCGGTACTTGGTTCGCGCACCAACACGAGGGCATCCGCCCCGACTTGGTGTGTATCGCGAAAGCGTTGGGGAACGGCTTCCCTGTGGGTGCGTGCTGGGTGACGACGCGAGTTGCGGATGCCATACGCGTGGGTGACCACGGGAGCACGTTCGGGGGCCAACCATTGGCGATGGCAGTGGCCCGGGCGGTGCTGCGTGAACTGAAGCGAGTCGACGCCCCGGCGAGAGCCCAGAGTTCGGGTGCACGGCTGGCCGAGATGGTCTCGAAGATCCCCCAGGTCGAGCAGGTGAGAGGTCGGGGTCTGCTCCTGGCAGCAGAATTCGGTCGGCCCATCGCTTCCGACGTGGCCGAGAGGGCAATCGAAAACGGTGTCGTCGTCAATGCCGTGACGGAGTCGGCGATACGGCTGGCGCCACCGCTGGTGATCACCGACGAGGAGATCACCGAGGGCACGGAGCGTCTCGCCGCGGCGATCGAGGAGGTCTGCGGATGA
- a CDS encoding putative 3-methyladenine DNA glycosylase, giving the protein MSSEGAFVTLRGFVLPGGLRTRPGLRGRSHGSRVAGRVLDRSFYERDPREVAPDLLGKVLVRGEVAARIVEVEAYGGGDDPGSHAWKGPSRRNATMFGRPGLLYVYFTYGMHWCANAVCGREGEGSAVLLRAAAPLAGLETMKSRRVKARTERDLLSGPAKLCQAFGIDGSADGADLVTGDEGIVILDDGVRPRGICVSTRIGLSRGAEFPWRWFVEGDPNVSRGGSRVVRSDSQGRNRPRG; this is encoded by the coding sequence GTGAGCTCGGAGGGCGCCTTCGTGACCCTGCGCGGGTTCGTCCTTCCCGGGGGGCTCAGGACGCGTCCGGGTCTCCGGGGACGCTCGCACGGTTCCCGGGTGGCCGGTCGTGTGCTCGACCGGTCGTTCTACGAACGGGATCCCCGCGAGGTGGCCCCCGACCTGCTGGGAAAGGTGCTCGTCAGAGGCGAGGTCGCCGCGCGGATCGTAGAGGTGGAGGCGTACGGCGGCGGGGACGACCCTGGCAGCCATGCCTGGAAGGGTCCCAGTCGCCGGAACGCGACCATGTTCGGCAGGCCGGGTCTCCTCTACGTGTATTTCACCTACGGGATGCACTGGTGTGCCAACGCGGTGTGCGGGCGAGAAGGGGAAGGTTCCGCGGTGCTCCTCAGGGCGGCTGCCCCGCTGGCGGGATTGGAGACGATGAAGTCCCGTAGAGTGAAGGCGCGCACCGAACGCGACCTGCTCTCGGGCCCTGCGAAGCTCTGCCAGGCGTTCGGCATAGACGGTTCCGCCGACGGTGCAGATCTCGTGACCGGGGATGAGGGCATCGTGATACTCGACGACGGGGTTCGCCCCCGGGGAATCTGCGTCTCGACCAGGATCGGCCTGTCCAGAGGAGCGGAGTTTCCCTGGCGTTGGTTTGTCGAAGGAGACCCGAACGTCTCCCGAGGAGGTAGTCGCGTTGTACGGAGTGATTCGCAAGGTCGGAACAGGCCGCGCGGCTGA